The genomic segment ACTCAAACAGTGAGCCAGAGGTGGCCTCCGTCTTCAGGCAGAAAATGACAAGTGAAGCATTATGTGCTCTCAGCATCCACACAACAAGGAATTTCATATGccataaacaaaacaagcttTCGATCACACACTTGGCGAGTCAGAGAGGACGGCTAGACTAGATTTCTTCAGTCGCAGCGTTTTTATGGCCGAATAAAAGCAGGGACTCTAAAACTGGTGTTGGCTAGATTTGTTTTCTGATGAAATGCTGACCTGCAGGCAGGGTGAAGGTCACCAAGTCAGTGAGGAAATAGCAGGTGAAGTCTCCTTTACGCTGGTGAAGAGAGGCTGCTACCTCACGGCGGATTTGCTCCGTTAACTCGGGACACACCATGGCTGGAATACATTTGGCTGCTTGTTGGGAGACCTGTAAAGAGAGAGAAGTGAAATCAATATCTGTAAAAAACACATGACAAGAAGGGGCTGAGAACTGAGCAATATTTACCACTTGCAGAAAGTTGTGGTTCACGTGAACCCACAAATGATTTACAGCGTTTCTGGCTTCATGTCAAATTCTTACTTCAGCACAGTTGGAGCCATAATATTTACCAAAGCTGTTGTGCCTATGTAGGTGAGTCTCATTCAAGCTGATTTTACTTGCACTTTCAAATTTAATTTGCCTTATGAAGCAGAACATTGTATAGGTATTAATACTTATGATCCAGTGCTGACCTCAGGATAGAAACTAGGGCAGCGACTGATGCGAGagaagaggtgtgtgtggagATAATCTAGGATCACAGTACTGAGAGTAAGCAAGCCACAACCACCGTCAGAACATGGAAACGTCCCACACAAACGCGGTGAGCCTTCCTAGTACAGAGGCAACCTGGGAACTAGTTTAGCATAACATCAGATATGAAAATCACTACCACCATAAATAGAAGGCAATGTCATTTAAAGTCATTTGTGACAACAGGGAGCAAATGAGTGCATGGGGCTGAGCTCCTTCCTCTGTGCAAACACTTTACTCTTGGTTTTGAAAGATGTGGAAAGTAACAGACCTCCCACTCAATATTCTGGATTTTCTTTAACATCTCATCTGTTACACAGACTGATCCATGGCTGAACCCTTAAAGCTTTACAATCTGTTGGCTGTCTCCACTAACCTCCTCAAGTAACACAGCCAGCATGTCCTGTCTCTGGAAGCGGATGGCTAGGTGAACCAGTGTGAAGCCGTCATCAAATGCGGAGGGGCGATTTAATAGGCGCACCTCATCTGATGTTAGCTGTCTTGCAATGTCACCTCCTGAGGACTTGTAGGCTTCTATTGCCGCCAGGTCGCCTTCCACCACACCTTTTGATCAAAGAGAGACAGCataaaatgtcacattaaaTCATAATACAAATAGGTTTAATATAGACAATTTTTTtctaaaatttatattttattaaaatgtaagaACTTTACAGTTACTCCTTTTGAATTTTCTTATGAATTATATTAGCTATATTAGTTTATGATTTTAACTCTCTCTAACTCTCTCTAATCTCATGACTTAGATGTCAGAGTAGAGGTCACTTTAGAAATTGGCAAATATCACACCATAACTTTGTACTGTTGATACAAAAATACAACCTTGGGCAGGGAACAGTCGGTGCTCAACCAaaagtataaaatattataGCTCAGAATGCGTTTTCTCTGTTGCAGCTGCAACCACTTAAAGGCCAACATTGACTTTGAAGTCAAGAGAAAAAGACAATAGGGATCTTGTGAATCAGTCATTGAGTTTACTTCACTCTTAACCTTCAGGCTTAGATCCTTGCATGTGGGCTCAAGGATGTTTAAGATCAGACAGATGAAAAAGTTTGCTCAGATTAATTTTTTAGGTCAAAGCTAATATTTCTGATTAAATTTACAACCTGATCCTAAACTGTGAACATGAACCAATCACAGTCCATTctgagttttttttctgtgtaacAGATGAGAAAGGTAAGGCTATTTTAGTTTTGATAAAATTGGacttaaataaatatgaatgctTTTAGGAATTAACTGTGTAAAGTAAAAATGCCAGCCACTGTTGGTGATCAGACACAATGACATAAAGACAAAGTTTTAGGAGTCAAATGAGAATAAACTGGAAAAGAACGTCATTATGAGTGAGCTTCACTAAATTTCTCTTACCATTTCTGGCATATACAATAAAAGCCTATGTAGCATTCTCTGGTACGTTTGACAACACTGCTGAGCTTTTGTTCTCACGTCAAAGGACCACACACAATGCTCGGCTGTAtaatctgtgtgtgagtgagactgAGAGAGACGTGGAGTGGGTGGAAGGACTTGCTGTGCCATGTGGAGCTGGCTAGCACTGTGAGAGATGAGGGGAGAAAATACACAATAGTAGCGCAGTGTGATAGAGCGAGATCACAACCACTTTTCACAAAACACTCCATTAGAGTGGGTGTGCCTGTAGCCCTGCAGTCACAACTGTTCTCGCAGATCTTTTAGacagcacacaaacaggcaaacgTTTAAGGGCAGCATGATCAGACAGAGCAGCTTAGTCTAAATTATACTGGTCAGAAACGTCTTAGCAGCTATTTAAATAACTATTTACCTGGCTGATCTACACAGAAATGTATACTGTACTTATTTAACTTAAATGATGCAAATGTGCAAATTGTTGAATGATTCAAGGTTATAGATAATTAGCTTATTAGTTTAACTTGTGGTATTATTGGATTTAAAATTGATGcatttttcctgtttcctcataGACCAACCTTCTAAACAGTTTAAAGAACATCCAACTGAAATTGCTGAGCTATTTTGTAATCCAACTCTGTATCTAGGACACAAGTTTGTTAGGTGTTAGCACACAGGCTCCCCAGCCCATGcttctgttttctttcacaTTCCTAACTGGAGACTTTGCACTGCATAAAGTTACTCATGTAGCATgagtgagatgtgtgtgttacCACCAACCAACTGACAACCTACCCAGGACatttcccaaacacaagctgcacaGTCCTGATCCAGACCTCTCTAAGACTATATACATTATCAACATTTACACTGACATTACATATTGTGATCAGGCATGTGAGTATTTAGCATGTTAGATGCACAGACCCAGTATAGGAGCAGAAGGAAACCAACTCCACTGATGCGTCCTGACCCTATATTGTATCTCCTTTTGCTTTTGTCACTTCTTTTACAAGAAGTGCAGGTTGTGTGGGTGTTTAGAACAAACTATGTAGCCATGGCAAAGAGAATAAAACACAATCGCTAGTTGTTCTTAAAATgtccatcctccctcccacttcACATTCACCAGTCTATGGTGTGGGTGGCTGGGCACTTGCTGCTTGTGTAGAGAAAAGTTACAGTAGGTGAATTCAAAAATGTATACGCATATGCAATATATAGCATCAGAATGTGATTATGAATGATCAGATATTCAATATATTAACTAGATTGCAACTAAAAAAACTGTTACTAATCTACAAAATCAGATTTCAGTTTCCCTGCTCATTCTTCTGGGTCATTATCTACTGCATACTATACAATTTAAGAAAAGCTtgaatgtaattaaataaaatcctgtaTGATGAAACTCACCCACACAGGCATTGAGAAAAAGCCAATCAGTCCTTCTCATCCTGTTCTTAATCTGCTTCAGTTTTTTGAaatccacctccagctcctctctgctcccgaTCCCAGCCCCTGATGCCAGTTCAATCCTCTGAAAATCCATGTTCACCTCTGACTCCTGTTTCGAGGTTGGAGGGGACCTCCTCTGGCTGCTACTACAACTCCCTAGCCCTCCTCCCACACTCCCAACTCCTTGGCCAACGGCATGCCCAACAACTCCCCTCCTGTTGTCCCTGTCCTGTTCATTAAGTTTTGAGGAAGGTTGTTGGCTCTCGGGCTCTGATGCCAGTTGAATGGGTTCAGTTAGCAGACTATTTGGCCTGGGATGGTCACACACCACGCACTTAAGTGCCTTAGCCCAGTTTTCATAAGTACAGGCATTGCACGTCCAGTGATGTGCATGAGTGTTGAGCCTGTTACGATCGTTATATTCTTCACAGGGGTCTGTAGTGGTGACTGCAGGAGCAAGACGGCATCCAGAGCCTGAGGTTTGGGGTAATTCTGTGGGGCTGCGTGGTTTCTGAGTATGATGTCCATGATGGGGTGGATGTTGTCCGTGTTGTTGTTGAGACTGCTGCCTCTGACACAGGCACTGCGTGCAGCGAATAGCCCGGGGCCAGTTCAGGTAGGTGCACATGTGGCAGGACCACTTAGTACTGGTCTCGGGTGCATCAGCAATGCGGACACGGGGTCGGGCACTGGAGTCTGGACAAATAAGTAGGCTGGAGCCCCCTTGGGATGGGCTGTTGCTGTGGCCTGCAGGGTCCCATTGGTGCAAACTGGCATCCAGCGCAGGGCTGCTCTTGAAGGGCTCCTCAGTAATGATGGCACCCCCGCTGGGCCTCTGAGCGCGGCACATGGTGCACTTGATGGCTGACGGCCAGTTCTCGTATGTGCAGTATTCACAGGCCCACTTGGCAGCCAGCTCGGTCATCGTCGCACCGCCTCTGAGGGAGGCTTCCTGTCGTTCAGAGGGGCACTCAGTTCGGCCACTCTCAAGGAGATCACACAGCAAGCAGTACACTGGggtagaaagaaaaaaaaaacacaggtcaTTTTAACAAAACACTTCCATATTACTATTATATTACTACTTACTAGTCAAACTTCTGTATTCTGTATTTAATATTAGTTGCCCTTAAATAATGCATTGttacaacaaaaaaagacaggTTGTCCTGGGGTAGAGCTACCTGTGACAGCACTTTGAGTTTCTACTGTAAATCATTCTAAGAAATCCACATTGTGCCTAGTTAATTCAATGCTAATGCAGAGCGGAAACATCAAGGATGTGTAGTTCGAGTGTTAGGTGACCCATAAAGTACCGTAAAGTGCAAAGACCCATTGAGTGCCTGCACTTCGGACACTAGGCTAAAACGCTTACAGTGTGTGACATGCACCATGCAAATATGCCCTACAACCAGCTGAGTAGCAGGAGACAAGGACAGATGAAATCAGACACCCAGCAAGGAAGCGCGTGACTGGTTAAGACACTAACTGATGCACTGACGCTGAATTCGCCCCAAACCCCATTAACCATATAAGGAACCAGCCTGAAACACGTGCGCCTGCATTACACTCGCAACGTTATTTACGGCAGATAACGACGTCAAGGTAGCGTTAGCTGGTGGGGCCTGTCTGCCGTGGCGTGTTTACACCACGCCTCCAAGTTTACCAACACGGCGTGAGAAATTCTGCATATTTACGAGACACGATCCTCACGAGCTGCACGCGTTGCAGCGAAGGGACCTTCACGATAATATAGCGTTAGTCAGCTAACGTTACTTACATTCAACCGGTGCACTTGTAACTTCGCTGGCAAGCCGTGCATTCGGATGGAACGCACAGCCAGCTCAACGTTATTACAACGTTACGTATTTGAATTTGATTCAAATAAGCAGTCCGGTTGTTTCCTGAGTTTTTATAGCCGACAAACTAACGCAATTGTTGGTTAACACCTAGCCCTCTTATTGCATGTTAACACGTACAAGAAGCGAAGTAACGTTAGCTGTTAGTTTTACATGATCTTACGTGACAGTTGGGCTAGCTAAAGCCCCGTTCATTCGCACTGACAGGCTAGCCTAGCTAGCTACTGGCTAACACACGGGATTAGTTAGGATATCTTGCCCTTCGCTGCTTGTAACGGTTTACGAGGCCCTTGTCGAGTCTGTAGGCAGAACAGCAGAAACTCTTACCTTTGCCGTGGTTACACTCCACAGTTCCACAAACGCagtccaaaacaaacagagcttCCCCGAGTCCCCCCCAGCCCAGAGAAACCCACTCAATCCGACCTCAGGCGTCTTTCACTTGGACCACCCCAGCCGCATATTTACTTCTTTGGGGCGCCGCTTAGTTGGCAGGTCCATACGTAACAGAGTAAGAACCCCCCCCTCCCGGTCCCGTCCCTCGCCCGTCactttgactctttaaatcatttttatccTGGTCCCGGTTTCCAAGCACTAAGCTGACGGACTGTAATGGCGGCTCGGGGAAAAGCCAGCTACCGAGGAAGGGCTAAAAAATAAACTACGATGGAGAGCAAAGAGCTCTGGGCCGTGTACAGTCAACGGCAGGATCAGGATTTACCACCTGAATCAGCCAAGCAATCTGATTGGCTGGTGTTTGTGTATCCCCTGACACTGGCCAATCAGATTCCACGCTTCTCATTCCCAGCAGTTAAAAGGCTTCGTGAGTCCAGAATAGGCTCGAATGTCACAGGAAGAGCAACGATAATTAGGTTTATAGTTTATTTTTTCAGACACCTGGCCTAATTGGTTACCGTGAAAAGTGTCTGTTTCAAAATCGTGCATCGTAATTTTTTGCACCAttggcaaaaaaacaacaacacgtgGTATCCCCTCAAAAGGCAAAAGGGTATGATGTCATCGTAAAAATACTGCAGCAAGCAGGCTGCAGTGATGCATGACATGAGCAACACTTGTCAGAGCTAAAGTGTTATCATCGCTGGCATTTATATTCATCTAAGCCCAATTTTCATTTGCACATTGACTGATACTTGTAACTAATTTTTTCAGAAGCGAGAATATATGCATGGTTGCAAATTCTTTAAAAAGCCTGTCCCTCTTCATGATACAAGCTACAAAAAAAACTCTGTGTAGACAAGCAAAATAAATGCCTAGTTTGGTTCTTACCATAGAAAAGTAtagtaaatgcaaatgcaaataaatgtTTAGTAAATGCAAATATAAATGTAACAATATATTTATAAGAGCAAAAACACTACTTGCACAATTGAAGTGgtatttactgtaataacagaacaaaacaacatcataTGACATATGCATATCGCATTTATTTCCCCCTTAATAACCATATTATCTACGCTTGTCCAAGCAAGTCCTTGGTCTATTTAAGCCAAGTACACCGAATCCAGATAAAAGCTGAGAAGATCTATGCTGAGCACTGTACTTTGTGCTTCAGGGAGGTGTTCATGTTGCTATGGCCCACACCAAGAGGAGAGGAGTGAACTACCAACATACAgttaatacagtatatttgtagAAGTTGAAAGGTATAGGATGTTACCAATGTTAGTTTTTATTCACTAGAACTCTGCTGCCTTTTTCATTTTGGCTATTAAGAGGTCAGGATTACACCTGGACATGCTAGAAAGCAATAAAAGCAATCATCTAAAAGTGGGGACTAGCATTAAAAACTGCTGTTCTATACCACCATAACACTCAGCTGAGACAAGCTTGTACAGGAAGTGCTGTTTAAATGCTACCCCACCCCTTGCTTACTAtacattcattatttatattcatataatTTTCCAGTACTCAATGGAAACCATACTACCTACAAACTGGTTTGATCACTTCTACCATTTTGATTGTGTTACCCTGGTTGATTATTTGGAGTGCCAGATCCTGACAAGTGATGCATTGGCATTACAAAACAGGGCAAATTAAGTGGCCCTAAGGCAAAAGAACACAACATACAAACAGATTGTGTGAATAAAGCTGAGCTTGTTCACAAGGCAAATCTTGTCTCATCACATTCTTCATTTCCAAATGCAGTGCACCCTGCTGGTCAATATTTTAGACACCCTTCTTGTGCAGTGCAAATGTCTATCCATGCTCGACTTAGCTGTGTAATGACTGGTTCATGTACAGTGGGGTCCTACACCACCTAATAAATCCATACTTCATTACTCAGTGAAGTTTAGTCTTTACCAAATGGGCCATGTGTTGAAAAAACATGTATGTGAGTCGTTGCCACTATACCAACTTTACCTTGCTGGATATTTGATAATTACACACATTGTCACTGATTTACAGTTAAACTGTCCAGTTTAAATAATGAAGCAAGCAAAGTGTAATTTAGGACACAATAAACATCTTTTCAGATAGACAAAGAACAATCTGGAATGGGAGACATGTAACTTAGCATGTAGCTGATTATTGCAAACAACACATAACTGTACCCTTCGAAaagatgtgtgaatgtgttctGTGTGCAGATAGAAACTGCCCTGAGTGGAAGGCACTGTATACTGAAGCAAGGTCATGATGTTTTCATCACATTATCCAGGTCCAAACACATAACATCGACCCAACCAGGTCAGAATACTTGAGGTCTGCTGTCAACTTTGCTGTGACAGGAAGGTGATCGCTCACTCTCTGTTCCTAAGGTTACAATTCACACACTACAGGGGCTGTCAGCCTTCCATTATGACTTTAATAGAGAAACGTGAACTTGAAGTGGTTATATGATCATGCTCAGTAGTATTAGAGACAGCCAGCACTGTGAAGTGTAAGTAGCAGCCAGGTTTTATATGAAGAACAGACAGGTGCAGTTTTTGTAGTAGCTctgtgttgcagcagcagaagggaaCCATAAGCATCTTGTTaataaagctacagtacattgtGTTTGCCCTGTGAAACCCCGTACAACGCACAAAAGTTGAGCTTGGCTCAGGGTGGTCATATACGATTACTCAAGTGGCACAACATGACAACATTGGTGTAGAGCAATAAAGAAAACTTCAATTTGTTAAGTGCAGCAAAGCGCATACAGTTTCAGTGATATCCAAAACAGACTGGACTTTGACATTCTTGTCAACCAAATGAGATCATCTATTATTAAATAtgacaaaatatatatattaatataggTATGTATGCATATATAAAGCACCCATTATAGAAGTGGCAGAGCAAATTTATCTATCTTCATCTAATTAGGCAGCTCGTACGattaattaaaaactgaaaaatgagGGTAACTCAAAGTAAATGAGAGACATATGCATGAAATTCTTATTACACAGCGTGCGTGTATATacttcttcaaattaaaaatagtTTGCAAAAATATTTTGCCTAGTTTTAAAGAACTGTTTGAAGGCTGCACGAtaatttacatttgtttttctttgatagtttgtttaaaataaagcaaaaaaaggtAGTGCAAGAGATACAGCAATGCAAAGTGTGGGAGCTCAAAGTTGATAATGTAAAAAGAAAGCGTAGATTAGGGCCAGTCTTACATGACGCCAACCAGTCAAATGGCATAAAGTGTGATTTAATACCCACATCCATACCAGAAACCAGACAGATCCACAATTAAGGGCTTGGACAGACCCAGttcaaataagaaaaaaaacctaaagaaaacaaacaaacaaaaaacaaaaactttcaCCACCAGCAAGACATACCCGCTATGTCTGCAGAGCCTAGCAACGTGTCCCCTTAAAATGGAGATCAAACTAAGACAAGAAGAAATACACACAGTGGGACACCATCTGCCCATGCCTTTCACTTTCAGGACTGGCACTTCTTTTGTCTATCTTTGATTGTTTAAATCGTCCACCCATTAAAGTGTGTCTCTTGTTTAGGGCCTTTACACACAATGTGTCAGGTTTCTA from the Betta splendens chromosome 15, fBetSpl5.4, whole genome shotgun sequence genome contains:
- the zranb1b gene encoding ubiquitin thioesterase zranb1-B isoform X2; this translates as MTELAAKWACEYCTYENWPSAIKCTMCRAQRPSGGAIITEEPFKSSPALDASLHQWDPAGHSNSPSQGGSSLLICPDSSARPRVRIADAPETSTKWSCHMCTYLNWPRAIRCTQCLCQRQQSQQQHGQHPPHHGHHTQKPRSPTELPQTSGSGCRLAPAVTTTDPCEEYNDRNRLNTHAHHWTCNACTYENWAKALKCVVCDHPRPNSLLTEPIQLASEPESQQPSSKLNEQDRDNRRGVVGHAVGQGVGSVGGGLGSCSSSQRRSPPTSKQESEVNMDFQRIELASGAGIGSREELEVDFKKLKQIKNRMRRTDWLFLNACVGVVEGDLAAIEAYKSSGGDIARQLTSDEVSQQAAKCIPAMVCPELTEQIRREVAASLHQRKGDFTCYFLTDLVTFTLPADIEDLPPAVQEKLFDEVLDRDVQKELEEESPIINWSLELGSRLDSRLYALWNRTAGDCLLDSVLQATWGIYDKDSVLRKTLHDSLHDCSHWFYTRWKEWESWYSQSFGLHFSLREEQWQEDWAFILSLASQPGSSLEQTHIFVLAHILRRPIIVYGVKYYKSFRGETLGYTRFQGVYLPLLWEQSFCWKSPIALGYTRGHFSALVAMENDGFDNRGAGANLNTDDDVTVTFLPLVDSERKLLHIHFLSAQEMGNEEQQEKLLREWMDCCVTEGGVLVALQKSSRRRNHPLVTQMVEKWLDGYRQIRPCASLSDGEEEEDDDDE
- the zranb1b gene encoding ubiquitin thioesterase zranb1-B isoform X1, which codes for MTELAAKWACEYCTYENWPSAIKCTMCRAQRPSGGAIITEEPFKSSPALDASLHQWDPAGHSNSPSQGGSSLLICPDSSARPRVRIADAPETSTKWSCHMCTYLNWPRAIRCTQCLCQRQQSQQQHGQHPPHHGHHTQKPRSPTELPQTSGSGCRLAPAVTTTDPCEEYNDRNRLNTHAHHWTCNACTYENWAKALKCVVCDHPRPNSLLTEPIQLASEPESQQPSSKLNEQDRDNRRGVVGHAVGQGVGSVGGGLGSCSSSQRRSPPTSKQESEVNMDFQRIELASGAGIGSREELEVDFKKLKQIKNRMRRTDWLFLNACVGVVEGDLAAIEAYKSSGGDIARQLTSDEVRLLNRPSAFDDGFTLVHLAIRFQRQDMLAVLLEEVSQQAAKCIPAMVCPELTEQIRREVAASLHQRKGDFTCYFLTDLVTFTLPADIEDLPPAVQEKLFDEVLDRDVQKELEEESPIINWSLELGSRLDSRLYALWNRTAGDCLLDSVLQATWGIYDKDSVLRKTLHDSLHDCSHWFYTRWKEWESWYSQSFGLHFSLREEQWQEDWAFILSLASQPGSSLEQTHIFVLAHILRRPIIVYGVKYYKSFRGETLGYTRFQGVYLPLLWEQSFCWKSPIALGYTRGHFSALVAMENDGFDNRGAGANLNTDDDVTVTFLPLVDSERKLLHIHFLSAQEMGNEEQQEKLLREWMDCCVTEGGVLVALQKSSRRRNHPLVTQMVEKWLDGYRQIRPCASLSDGEEEEDDDDE